The Psychrobium sp. MM17-31 genome window below encodes:
- a CDS encoding ROK family transcriptional regulator: MRTSYSYKLLSPYFVLGKGNKLFQEQERLINREAFFSAASQREIIAKTKIPQQTISRLVKSLMERNALSQSSKSPSGSRGQPGFLLTANSDFAYSIGIAILMDGLALAIMDYSGSVVYNNRINLSDVTVENMMSHLTTMMDNAIDHSDIKREKILGIGVGISGYFTDQDSGINTHSNLNDWASVNIAQLLTEQFKLPVWVENDAKAAAAGEGIDGVGKTFSNFVYLFISTAFGGGIIAKNDIMHGTHGNAGEVGDILPPKRYIHPNLENLRQILIANDVEISTIDDMLTNFDIHWPGINEWVYRVQDALSLVATASAAILDTQAIVIGGHIPRELAELLIKNTEVYTQHRRDSARLVPNLITAQSQHEPVSIGAASIPIRELCL, translated from the coding sequence ATGCGAACATCATACAGTTACAAGCTATTATCTCCTTATTTTGTTTTAGGCAAAGGAAACAAGCTATTTCAAGAGCAGGAACGACTCATTAATCGCGAGGCATTTTTTAGCGCCGCAAGCCAACGAGAAATTATTGCTAAAACCAAAATCCCTCAACAAACAATTTCCCGATTAGTTAAATCGTTAATGGAGCGTAACGCGCTCTCGCAATCGAGTAAAAGTCCTTCCGGCTCTCGCGGTCAACCCGGCTTTCTGCTCACTGCAAATAGCGATTTCGCATACAGTATCGGCATTGCAATATTAATGGACGGACTGGCTTTAGCGATTATGGATTACAGTGGCTCAGTCGTTTATAACAATCGCATAAATCTTAGTGATGTTACCGTCGAAAACATGATGAGTCATTTAACGACTATGATGGATAATGCCATCGACCATAGTGACATAAAGCGAGAAAAAATCTTAGGCATCGGCGTTGGTATCTCAGGATATTTCACCGATCAAGACTCGGGCATCAACACCCATAGCAACCTCAATGATTGGGCCTCTGTTAATATCGCCCAACTACTCACCGAGCAATTTAAATTACCCGTGTGGGTTGAAAATGACGCCAAAGCTGCCGCCGCTGGCGAAGGTATTGATGGTGTTGGAAAAACCTTTTCCAATTTCGTTTATTTGTTTATCTCTACAGCCTTTGGCGGTGGGATTATTGCCAAAAACGACATCATGCACGGCACACATGGTAATGCAGGTGAAGTAGGCGACATTTTACCACCTAAGCGCTATATCCATCCAAATCTTGAAAACCTTCGCCAAATTCTCATCGCAAACGACGTTGAAATTTCAACAATCGACGACATGTTAACCAACTTCGATATTCATTGGCCTGGGATAAATGAATGGGTGTATAGAGTTCAAGATGCGCTGAGTTTGGTGGCTACAGCATCAGCAGCCATTTTAGATACTCAAGCGATTGTCATTGGGGGCCATATTCCGCGAGAACTAGCCGAGTTACTCATCAAGAATACCGAAGTTTATACTCAGCACAGACGAGACAGCGCTCGTCTGGTACCTAATTTGATTACTGCGCAATCTCAACATGAGCCAGTATCTATAGGTGCTGCAAGTATTCCAATTAGAGAGCTATGTCTGTAG
- a CDS encoding HAD-IA family hydrolase: MSSSDLKLVIFDWDGTVMDSVAKIVDAMQMAAKREGLPVPSDAQVKDIIGLSLLPALSQLFGELNQQQIDDMAQFYKEAYLELDQKPSPLFNGITDVFESLAKRHIKIAVATGKSRVGLNRLIEQTGLGHFFCDSMTADEAESKPHPQMIEDIVARQGVDKSQVFMVGDSTLDLTMANNANVKALGVSYGAHDKTRLLAVNPVAVVDDAKSLLDYLTTDIAL; the protein is encoded by the coding sequence ATGAGTAGTAGTGATTTAAAGTTGGTCATTTTTGACTGGGACGGCACTGTGATGGATTCAGTGGCCAAGATTGTCGATGCTATGCAAATGGCAGCGAAGCGAGAAGGGCTGCCAGTGCCGAGTGATGCACAAGTTAAAGACATTATAGGTCTAAGCTTGCTACCAGCGCTAAGCCAGTTATTTGGTGAGCTCAATCAGCAGCAAATCGATGACATGGCGCAGTTTTATAAAGAGGCTTATTTAGAACTCGATCAAAAGCCAAGTCCGCTATTTAATGGCATTACGGACGTGTTTGAGTCACTCGCCAAACGCCATATAAAAATTGCCGTTGCTACTGGTAAATCACGAGTTGGCTTAAATCGCCTTATCGAGCAAACGGGATTAGGTCATTTCTTCTGCGATAGCATGACGGCTGATGAAGCTGAGTCTAAACCGCACCCACAAATGATTGAAGATATCGTTGCTCGTCAAGGCGTAGATAAGTCGCAAGTGTTCATGGTAGGTGACTCAACCCTTGATTTAACCATGGCCAACAACGCCAATGTTAAGGCGCTAGGTGTTAGTTATGGCGCGCACGATAAAACACGTTTATTAGCTGTTAACCCTGTTGCGGTAGTCGATGACGCTAAGTCGTTGTTAGATTATTTGACTACAGACATAGCTCTCTAA
- a CDS encoding TonB-dependent receptor plug domain-containing protein, whose amino-acid sequence MKYSKVWQVLSLVLASSSTAAFAAEEKEAPKKEKAPEVILVTGSSVLRSEADTPAKTTWFNNEEIARTGFTSQADILLSVPGIKVEGGGGEVATNAFVRGLPSGGQFQFTPLNYDGMPAFQSGMTSSAQDVYYRPDIGIERVEFVGGGVSNLFGPGSVAGIINYISKKGSDTPETTIQLELAEDGRLRTDFFNGGAISSDDNLYYAMSGYYRYDEGPLDTGLPTKGYQLRGNIHKETDNGFFTVYGQMINDNVQFFLPLPLDGASRNRLKGNDGNTVYVGQSVAAAELSFPTADGQYQSPIRDGVSTVGGSIAIEFSNELTENWTLSGKAKAADYEHQFNLFLDGDGIANSPEPQQGYVTNSARNINGQSLTDTYGTPSFTWAETGNALPDNYLLFGNRLLDRQRDGDFFSTEFNLAGEISTESFTHNLNIGVFFINAEQMDYNVLSSYLADFSNGKDARLVNLSFTDGNGKVTHYSRNGVVGPGTSYTNKQLTSRRAAFYITDQMENDQWAFDIGMRIENAKGTTKNEGRETVTLSDDESLAHNLQVNSTGNGQFTYGEVSTTEAAFSAAALYKMDDQDINLYANASKGYFFPQIRSIRFNANGEPQSYEGEDITLATLGIKYFPEDLYIDASLFMANLDNRRSVDFENDGIGGIREIVNTVSTETVGLEVIGRYTISDDLTIDGNITYQDAEFSEGGNVGKQPRRQPEFSGNLGIAYNDGVIDSRLGISYFGDNYANDSNSVELDGHNIATFDVGYTWELARDQKLRLGFGVWNLFDSDGITEGSPRQGNAQVSGGEFFVGRPILPRRMSITARYDF is encoded by the coding sequence ATGAAATACAGTAAGGTCTGGCAAGTGCTATCTCTAGTCTTGGCGTCATCATCAACTGCGGCATTTGCAGCAGAGGAAAAAGAAGCGCCAAAAAAAGAGAAAGCACCTGAAGTTATCTTAGTAACAGGTTCGAGCGTTTTGCGTTCTGAAGCTGATACGCCAGCGAAAACAACTTGGTTTAACAACGAAGAAATCGCGCGAACGGGCTTTACCAGCCAAGCGGACATCTTATTGTCAGTACCAGGCATCAAAGTAGAAGGCGGCGGTGGTGAAGTTGCCACTAACGCCTTTGTTCGCGGTTTACCTTCCGGTGGCCAGTTTCAATTTACCCCACTTAACTATGATGGCATGCCAGCGTTCCAATCGGGCATGACCTCGTCAGCACAAGATGTTTACTATCGTCCAGATATCGGCATCGAGCGTGTGGAATTTGTTGGTGGCGGTGTCTCTAACCTGTTTGGCCCAGGCTCAGTTGCAGGCATTATTAACTACATCTCTAAGAAAGGTAGTGATACGCCGGAAACAACGATTCAGTTAGAACTCGCTGAAGATGGACGACTACGTACTGATTTTTTTAACGGCGGCGCAATTTCAAGCGATGACAACTTATACTACGCCATGTCAGGTTACTACCGTTACGATGAAGGCCCGCTAGATACCGGACTGCCAACTAAAGGATATCAATTACGCGGTAACATTCACAAAGAAACAGACAATGGCTTCTTTACTGTTTACGGCCAAATGATTAATGACAATGTCCAATTTTTCTTGCCACTGCCACTCGATGGCGCTAGTCGTAATCGTCTGAAAGGCAACGACGGTAACACTGTCTATGTAGGGCAATCTGTCGCCGCTGCTGAGCTCTCATTCCCTACAGCTGACGGTCAATATCAATCACCAATTAGAGATGGTGTTTCAACAGTGGGTGGCTCAATCGCCATCGAGTTCTCAAACGAACTAACAGAAAATTGGACGCTTAGTGGCAAGGCAAAAGCCGCAGACTACGAACATCAATTTAATCTATTTTTAGATGGTGACGGCATTGCCAATTCACCTGAGCCTCAGCAAGGCTATGTCACCAATAGTGCGCGTAACATTAATGGCCAAAGTCTTACCGACACTTACGGCACGCCGTCATTTACATGGGCGGAAACAGGCAATGCATTACCTGACAATTACCTATTATTCGGTAACCGTTTGTTAGATCGTCAGCGCGATGGTGATTTTTTTAGCACTGAATTTAACTTAGCTGGTGAAATCAGTACTGAATCATTTACCCATAACCTCAACATTGGCGTGTTCTTTATTAACGCCGAGCAGATGGATTACAACGTACTTTCAAGCTATCTCGCCGACTTTAGCAATGGTAAAGATGCCCGTTTAGTTAATTTATCTTTCACCGATGGCAATGGAAAGGTCACTCATTACTCACGCAATGGTGTCGTAGGTCCAGGTACGAGTTACACTAACAAACAACTGACCTCTCGTCGCGCAGCCTTCTACATTACCGACCAAATGGAGAACGACCAATGGGCGTTTGATATTGGTATGCGTATTGAAAACGCCAAAGGCACCACCAAAAATGAAGGCCGTGAGACAGTCACACTGTCAGACGATGAGTCTTTAGCACACAATCTGCAAGTTAATTCGACTGGTAATGGTCAATTTACTTATGGTGAAGTAAGCACCACTGAAGCCGCCTTCTCTGCTGCCGCGCTGTATAAAATGGACGATCAAGACATCAACCTTTACGCCAATGCATCTAAAGGCTATTTCTTCCCGCAAATTCGCTCAATTCGCTTTAACGCCAACGGTGAGCCACAAAGTTACGAAGGGGAAGATATTACGCTTGCAACCTTGGGTATCAAATACTTCCCAGAAGATCTCTACATCGATGCCTCATTGTTTATGGCTAATTTAGACAATCGTCGCTCAGTAGATTTTGAAAATGATGGCATCGGTGGGATCCGCGAAATCGTTAATACCGTATCGACTGAGACCGTGGGTCTAGAAGTTATTGGTCGTTATACTATTTCCGATGATTTAACTATCGACGGTAACATTACCTATCAAGATGCCGAGTTCTCTGAAGGCGGCAACGTGGGTAAACAGCCACGCCGACAGCCAGAATTCTCAGGTAACCTAGGTATTGCCTACAATGATGGTGTGATCGACTCTCGCTTAGGTATTAGCTACTTTGGTGACAACTATGCAAACGACTCAAATAGCGTAGAGCTCGACGGCCATAACATCGCCACGTTTGATGTTGGCTACACATGGGAGCTAGCACGTGACCAAAAACTGCGTTTAGGTTTTGGTGTGTGGAACTTGTTTGATAGCGACGGTATTACCGAAGGCTCTCCTCGACAAGGTAACGCCCAGGTCTCTGGTGGCGAATTCTTCGTCGGCCGTCCAATCTTGCCTCGTAGAATGAGCATCACGGCTAGATACGACTTCTAG
- a CDS encoding sodium:solute symporter, giving the protein MNYFDYAIIGIYLFLLIFMGYKLRGQSSKNDYFLGGRSVGWKPLTLSVMATQLSAISFVSAPAFVGMREGGGMQWLSYELAVPLAMILILSTVLPVLYRSGVVSIYDYLEQRFGRSSRLIISVVFQFSRAFATGIMIYAVSLILIATMGITLWQSIVIVGVITVLYSLQGGMKAVVYGDAIQMVIIVLGTVACAYFGLSYLGGFNALVENVDHSRLQAINFSSFGIEGDGFGFLPMVFGGIVLYASYYGCDQTQTQRALSAKDTTQLKKMMMANGLLRFPITLLYCFSGIVIGTFALTDANFSALIPDGKSDMMMPVFIINYLPHGIIGMLIVAILSAAMSSLSSTINSLAAVSVEDYCRITGKEPDDQKYMQYAKYTSVFWGAVTLTLSLYAGDIAATVIEAINKVGSLFYGPILAIFLLAVFDKRLSAKQINIGLLTGVAINFYLWIGVKDLFWFWWNFIGLVTTVITAYAVLLVTKESRLPYSPPTELTDSGEAILTRKDIAILVGYFGLMLAICLSIPSLFN; this is encoded by the coding sequence ATGAATTATTTTGACTACGCCATTATCGGCATCTATCTCTTTTTACTTATCTTCATGGGCTATAAACTGCGAGGGCAGTCGAGCAAAAACGACTATTTTCTCGGTGGCCGCAGTGTTGGGTGGAAACCTTTAACACTTTCAGTGATGGCAACTCAGCTCTCTGCCATTAGTTTTGTTTCGGCGCCTGCCTTTGTCGGCATGCGTGAAGGCGGTGGCATGCAATGGTTATCTTACGAACTCGCCGTGCCACTAGCGATGATCCTCATTTTATCGACAGTACTGCCCGTACTTTATCGCTCAGGTGTTGTTAGCATCTACGATTACTTAGAACAACGCTTTGGCCGCTCTTCGCGCTTAATCATTAGTGTTGTTTTTCAATTTAGCCGCGCCTTTGCTACTGGTATCATGATTTACGCAGTATCGCTTATTCTCATTGCAACCATGGGCATAACACTGTGGCAATCTATTGTTATAGTCGGCGTCATTACCGTACTTTACTCGCTGCAAGGTGGCATGAAAGCCGTGGTTTACGGCGATGCCATTCAAATGGTGATTATCGTCTTGGGCACAGTTGCTTGTGCGTATTTTGGACTAAGTTATCTCGGTGGGTTCAACGCGCTGGTTGAAAATGTCGATCATTCGCGCCTACAAGCAATTAACTTTAGCTCCTTTGGTATCGAAGGCGATGGTTTTGGGTTTTTACCAATGGTTTTCGGTGGTATCGTATTGTACGCCTCTTATTACGGCTGTGATCAAACACAGACCCAACGTGCTTTATCGGCCAAAGATACCACTCAGCTAAAGAAAATGATGATGGCCAATGGTTTATTGCGCTTTCCCATTACCCTACTCTATTGTTTCTCAGGCATAGTCATAGGAACATTTGCCTTAACTGACGCCAATTTCTCAGCGCTAATTCCCGACGGCAAGAGCGACATGATGATGCCGGTCTTTATTATCAATTATCTGCCACACGGTATTATCGGCATGCTTATCGTTGCCATATTATCGGCTGCAATGTCGTCACTGAGTTCAACCATTAATTCACTAGCGGCGGTATCTGTAGAAGATTATTGTCGTATCACAGGCAAAGAGCCCGATGATCAAAAATATATGCAGTATGCCAAATACACCTCTGTATTTTGGGGCGCAGTAACGCTGACGTTATCCCTTTACGCTGGTGATATCGCAGCGACAGTTATTGAAGCCATTAACAAAGTCGGCTCCTTGTTCTATGGTCCTATCTTAGCTATTTTCCTATTAGCGGTTTTCGATAAACGCTTATCAGCCAAACAAATTAACATTGGCCTGCTAACTGGCGTAGCGATTAACTTTTACTTGTGGATTGGCGTTAAAGATCTATTTTGGTTCTGGTGGAATTTCATTGGTTTAGTCACCACTGTGATCACTGCCTATGCTGTGCTACTGGTAACTAAAGAGTCTCGCTTGCCTTATTCACCACCAACGGAACTCACCGATAGTGGCGAGGCAATATTAACCCGTAAAGACATTGCTATTTTAGTGGGTTATTTTGGACTCATGTTAGCAATCTGTCTCAGCATTCCGAGCCTATTTAATTAA
- a CDS encoding glycerate kinase — protein MNNKQFLQQLFQVAVDASMPSSCMQEYLKDIDNGQQVCIIGAGKASFEMAKVAEQHFDKRCFGAIVCRHGYTEQTSIGRIDVLFGGHPIPDSGSHHAASKILELVQSVDASIPVIVLISGGGSALLSSPIDGVTFAQKMQLNKFLLASGASIDEINCVRTHLSRIKGGKLAQAINGRSHTLIISDVVGDDPQVIASGPTVKNHTSAQQALAILAKYHWQGDSAIVKALADAPQQQDWDDTRHQLSIIANAQQSIDKAIATIDQSQWQVEILNYNETGDATQVAQQHAKLAIAAKGQGKATLLLSGGELTVTLCDEPGHGGPNQEYLLALAIALNGESGISALACDTDGVDGSLDVAGAFINDTTLVRAQQLTLDANQTLASNSSHHFFQQLNDLIITGPTHTNVNDFRVIMIEPQ, from the coding sequence ATGAATAACAAACAATTTCTTCAACAATTATTTCAAGTCGCCGTCGATGCAAGTATGCCAAGCAGTTGCATGCAAGAGTATCTAAAAGATATAGATAACGGTCAGCAAGTTTGTATCATTGGAGCTGGTAAAGCATCGTTTGAAATGGCTAAAGTTGCAGAGCAACATTTTGACAAGCGATGTTTCGGCGCCATTGTTTGTCGCCATGGTTACACCGAGCAAACATCCATTGGCCGTATTGATGTCTTATTTGGCGGCCACCCTATTCCCGATAGCGGCAGCCATCACGCCGCATCTAAGATACTCGAATTAGTTCAGAGTGTTGACGCAAGTATTCCAGTCATAGTGCTAATTTCTGGCGGTGGCTCAGCATTACTATCGAGCCCTATTGACGGAGTGACCTTTGCTCAAAAAATGCAGCTCAATAAGTTTTTACTTGCAAGTGGCGCGTCAATCGATGAAATAAACTGCGTTCGTACTCATTTATCGCGGATCAAGGGCGGTAAACTGGCACAAGCCATCAACGGACGCAGTCATACATTGATTATCTCTGATGTCGTTGGTGACGATCCGCAGGTTATTGCCTCAGGGCCAACAGTAAAAAATCACACCAGCGCGCAACAAGCGTTAGCCATTCTCGCGAAGTACCATTGGCAAGGCGACAGTGCGATTGTTAAAGCACTCGCTGACGCCCCTCAACAGCAAGATTGGGACGACACTCGTCATCAACTGTCAATTATCGCCAACGCTCAGCAGTCAATTGACAAAGCCATTGCAACAATCGACCAATCACAATGGCAAGTTGAAATACTTAATTACAATGAGACCGGGGATGCAACACAAGTCGCTCAGCAACACGCAAAGCTTGCTATTGCAGCGAAAGGACAAGGCAAGGCAACATTACTTCTATCTGGTGGGGAGTTAACAGTTACCTTGTGTGATGAACCAGGTCATGGCGGCCCAAATCAAGAGTATCTCCTTGCCTTGGCAATCGCCCTTAACGGCGAAAGCGGCATTAGCGCTCTGGCTTGTGACACCGACGGTGTCGACGGCTCTTTAGATGTTGCCGGAGCCTTTATCAATGATACAACCTTGGTAAGGGCACAACAGCTGACACTAGATGCTAATCAAACGTTGGCCAGTAATAGTAGCCATCATTTTTTTCAACAGCTTAATGATCTCATTATCACCGGCCCAACCCATACCAATGTCAATGATTTCAGGGTTATAATGATCGAGCCGCAATAA
- the rluC gene encoding 23S rRNA pseudouridine(955/2504/2580) synthase RluC, translated as MNEKQSQVAAKVQFVTIDDNHAGQRIDNFLVTFLKGVPKSRVYRILRKGEVRVNKKRIKPVYRLNDGDIVRIPPIRMEEEKELPNAKLEKVASLEQHIIYEDKYLIVMNKPSGIAVHGGSGLKFGLIEGLRALRPDAKSLELVHRLDRDTSGCILIAKRRSTLRSLHEQLREKTVEKNYLALVKGQWSKEDKAVNAPLLKNTLASGERIVRVNPEGKESYTKFKIVQRFEDCTLVQASPVTGRTHQIRVHTLHAGHPIAGDDKYGDKAFDKAMKGHGLNRLFLHSASVRFFHPNEETTMFFEAPFDDALKNTIAGLRKT; from the coding sequence ATGAATGAAAAACAATCTCAAGTCGCGGCGAAAGTGCAATTTGTCACCATTGATGACAATCACGCTGGCCAGCGCATCGACAATTTCTTGGTCACTTTTTTGAAAGGTGTGCCTAAAAGCCGCGTTTATCGCATCTTGCGTAAAGGTGAAGTGCGCGTAAACAAAAAACGCATTAAGCCTGTTTATCGTTTAAACGATGGCGATATTGTGCGTATTCCGCCAATTCGTATGGAAGAAGAAAAAGAGCTTCCGAACGCTAAGTTAGAAAAAGTAGCATCGTTAGAGCAGCACATTATCTATGAAGATAAATACCTGATTGTGATGAATAAACCATCGGGCATTGCTGTACACGGTGGCAGTGGCCTGAAGTTTGGTTTAATCGAAGGGCTGCGCGCACTGCGTCCTGATGCTAAGTCGTTAGAGCTGGTTCATCGTCTTGATCGCGATACCTCAGGCTGTATTTTAATTGCTAAACGTCGTAGTACCTTGCGTTCGCTGCATGAACAATTGCGTGAAAAAACGGTTGAGAAGAACTACCTCGCATTGGTTAAAGGGCAGTGGAGTAAAGAAGACAAGGCGGTTAACGCGCCGCTACTGAAAAATACACTTGCATCAGGCGAGCGTATTGTACGTGTTAATCCAGAAGGCAAGGAAAGCTACACCAAGTTTAAAATCGTGCAACGCTTTGAAGATTGTACGCTAGTGCAAGCAAGTCCCGTGACTGGTCGTACCCACCAAATTCGTGTGCATACACTGCATGCGGGGCATCCAATTGCTGGTGATGATAAATACGGTGACAAAGCCTTTGATAAAGCAATGAAAGGGCATGGTCTAAATCGCTTGTTCTTACATTCTGCGAGCGTGCGTTTTTTCCATCCCAATGAAGAAACAACCATGTTTTTTGAAGCGCCATTTGACGATGCATTAAAAAACACTATCGCTGGTTTGCGTAAAACATAA